One segment of Anguilla anguilla isolate fAngAng1 chromosome 1, fAngAng1.pri, whole genome shotgun sequence DNA contains the following:
- the rps19 gene encoding 40S ribosomal protein S19 — MPGVTVKDVNQQEFVLALAAFLKKSGKLKVPDWVDTVKLAKHKELAPCDENWFYTRAASTVRHLYLRGGVGVGSMTKIYGGRQRNGVCPAHFSRGSKNVARKVLQALEGLKMVEKDPNGGRRLTPQGHRDLDRIAGQVAAANKKP; from the exons ATGCCTGGTGTCACAGTGAAAGACGTCAACCAGCAGGAGTTTGTCCTTGCCCTGGCGGCATTTCTCAAAAA GTCAGGGAAGCTAAAGGTGCCAGATTGGGTGGACACAGTGAAGCTGGCCAAGCACAAGGAGCTGGCCCCCTGTGACGAAAACTGGTTCTACACAAGAGCGG cctCCACAGTGCGTCACCTGTACCTGCGCGGGGGCGTGGGAGTGGGCTCCATGACCAAGATCTACGGCGGTCGTCAGAGGAACGGCgtctgccccgcccacttcaGCCGGGGATCCAAGAACGTGGCGCGCAAGGTCCTGCAGGCGCTGGAAGGGCTCAAGATGGTGGAGAAGGACCCCAACGG CGGTCGCAGGCTGACTCCCCAGGGCCACAGGGACCTGGATCGGATCGCTGGCCAG GTTGCAGCTGCGAACAAGAAGCCTTGA
- the LOC118229938 gene encoding adenosine receptor A1-like isoform X1: MSSALSSLLWLSGPAMQHIWLYTVCQCVLYMSVIWVSVRMCVGRGQRSRGAGCGSVSDCLRICLGWAGAVGSAAAIPVSVLLNLRSPRCLYTCLTLVCCPLLVRQFTVCLLLLLTLDSHLQDRLGERYALLVSRRRALLVVLLSWVGSVLTAFAQFISWNVLDTWDQSPGGGTAGLGLGEAAGANWTTSSPPPRYPGPQDRSVIGQHLPYGGFLSKFYVKDLRNFTYAEIHGTHWGVCALDTVLSPQFLVYVYGVTAFLFPLLGLLALYLDLLCVAPKLAPGGLSPAPKGRQVARSRSLALSLSLLVLLCLPLHASNALLLFSPGTLQPPWVPALAYFLFQLYGLVPPLLHTPSLRQDRAQHTPRPPPPSSPLSVSPGKHFGVTLCSDVRPCGICCPPRGKRKVKVCPQV, translated from the exons ATGTCTTCTGCCTTGTCCTCCCTTCTTTGGCTGTCTGGCCCAGCCATGCAGCATATCTGGCTGTAcacagtgtgtcagtgcgtgcTGTACATGTCTGTGATTTGGGtgagtgtgaggatgtgtgtgggtAGGGGCCAGCGCAGCAGGGGCGCGGGCTGTGGCAGTGTCTCGGACTGCCTGAGGATCTGCCTGGGCTGGGCGGGGGCAGTGGGGAGCGCGGCGGCCATCCCGGTCTCAGTGCTGCTGAACCTGAGAAGCCCCCGGTGCCTGTACACCTGCCTCACCCTGgtgtgctgccccctgctggtcaggcAGTTCACCGTgtgcttgctgctgctgctcacccTCGACTCACACCTCCAGGACAGACTGGGAGAGAG GTATGCTTTGTTGGTGAGCCGTCGCCGGGCCCTCCTGGTGGTGCTGCTCAGCTGGGTGGGCTCCGTCCTCACCGCCTTCGCTCAGTTCATCAGCTGGAATGTTCTGGATACCTGGGACCAGTCCCCGGGAGGCGGCACGgctgggctggggctgggcGAGGCGGCGGGCGCCAACTGGACCACCTCTTCCCCCCCGCCCAGGTACCCCGGCCCCCAGGACCGCTCCGTCATCGGGCAGCACCTCCCCTACGGCGGCTTCCTGTCCAAGTTCTACGTGAAGGACCTGCGCAACTTCACCTACGCCGAAATCCACGGGACCCACTGGGGGGTGTGCGCCCTGGACACCGTGCTCAGCCCCCAGTTCCTGGTCTACGTCTACGGCGTCACGGCGTTCCTCTTCCCCCTGCTGGGCCTGCTCGCGCTCTACCTGGACCTGCTTTGCGTGGCGCCCAAGCTGGCCCCTGGCGGCCTGTCCCCGGCCCCCAAGGGCCGCCAAGTGGCACGGTCCCGCTCCCTGGcgctgtccctctccctcctggtgctcctctgcctccccctccaCGCCTCCAACGCCCTCCTGCTCTTCTCCCCGGGGACCCTGCAGCCCCCCTGGGTCCCCGCCCTCGCCTACTTCCTCTTCCAGCTCTACGGCCtggttcctcctctcctccacaccCCTTCCCTCCGCCAGGACCGTGCTCAGCACACACCCCGGCCCCcgcctccctcttcccctctgtctgtTTCCCCGGGGAAGCATTTCGGCGTAACGCTGTGCTCAGACGTGCGGCCCTGCGGCATCTGTTGCCCTCCCCGGGGTAAACGCAAAGTGAAAGTATGCCCCCAGGTGTAA
- the LOC118229938 gene encoding adenosine receptor A1-like isoform X2: protein MQHIWLYTVCQCVLYMSVIWVSVRMCVGRGQRSRGAGCGSVSDCLRICLGWAGAVGSAAAIPVSVLLNLRSPRCLYTCLTLVCCPLLVRQFTVCLLLLLTLDSHLQDRLGERYALLVSRRRALLVVLLSWVGSVLTAFAQFISWNVLDTWDQSPGGGTAGLGLGEAAGANWTTSSPPPRYPGPQDRSVIGQHLPYGGFLSKFYVKDLRNFTYAEIHGTHWGVCALDTVLSPQFLVYVYGVTAFLFPLLGLLALYLDLLCVAPKLAPGGLSPAPKGRQVARSRSLALSLSLLVLLCLPLHASNALLLFSPGTLQPPWVPALAYFLFQLYGLVPPLLHTPSLRQDRAQHTPRPPPPSSPLSVSPGKHFGVTLCSDVRPCGICCPPRGKRKVKVCPQV, encoded by the exons ATGCAGCATATCTGGCTGTAcacagtgtgtcagtgcgtgcTGTACATGTCTGTGATTTGGGtgagtgtgaggatgtgtgtgggtAGGGGCCAGCGCAGCAGGGGCGCGGGCTGTGGCAGTGTCTCGGACTGCCTGAGGATCTGCCTGGGCTGGGCGGGGGCAGTGGGGAGCGCGGCGGCCATCCCGGTCTCAGTGCTGCTGAACCTGAGAAGCCCCCGGTGCCTGTACACCTGCCTCACCCTGgtgtgctgccccctgctggtcaggcAGTTCACCGTgtgcttgctgctgctgctcacccTCGACTCACACCTCCAGGACAGACTGGGAGAGAG GTATGCTTTGTTGGTGAGCCGTCGCCGGGCCCTCCTGGTGGTGCTGCTCAGCTGGGTGGGCTCCGTCCTCACCGCCTTCGCTCAGTTCATCAGCTGGAATGTTCTGGATACCTGGGACCAGTCCCCGGGAGGCGGCACGgctgggctggggctgggcGAGGCGGCGGGCGCCAACTGGACCACCTCTTCCCCCCCGCCCAGGTACCCCGGCCCCCAGGACCGCTCCGTCATCGGGCAGCACCTCCCCTACGGCGGCTTCCTGTCCAAGTTCTACGTGAAGGACCTGCGCAACTTCACCTACGCCGAAATCCACGGGACCCACTGGGGGGTGTGCGCCCTGGACACCGTGCTCAGCCCCCAGTTCCTGGTCTACGTCTACGGCGTCACGGCGTTCCTCTTCCCCCTGCTGGGCCTGCTCGCGCTCTACCTGGACCTGCTTTGCGTGGCGCCCAAGCTGGCCCCTGGCGGCCTGTCCCCGGCCCCCAAGGGCCGCCAAGTGGCACGGTCCCGCTCCCTGGcgctgtccctctccctcctggtgctcctctgcctccccctccaCGCCTCCAACGCCCTCCTGCTCTTCTCCCCGGGGACCCTGCAGCCCCCCTGGGTCCCCGCCCTCGCCTACTTCCTCTTCCAGCTCTACGGCCtggttcctcctctcctccacaccCCTTCCCTCCGCCAGGACCGTGCTCAGCACACACCCCGGCCCCcgcctccctcttcccctctgtctgtTTCCCCGGGGAAGCATTTCGGCGTAACGCTGTGCTCAGACGTGCGGCCCTGCGGCATCTGTTGCCCTCCCCGGGGTAAACGCAAAGTGAAAGTATGCCCCCAGGTGTAA